One part of the Trichoplusia ni isolate ovarian cell line Hi5 chromosome 2, tn1, whole genome shotgun sequence genome encodes these proteins:
- the LOC113503457 gene encoding esterase E4-like, with amino-acid sequence MKTLTLLLTVVLINQCFCDETIEVSLKQGVVVGKVEKTLMKNEKYFSFKGIPFAEPPVGELRFLPPKPHEGWSGNLEAFENKPTCLQLSIRSRNREDTGISGSEDCLFISVFTPDIKGNAPVVVFDYNDNFRTGFNGTNNYAHDFFVEEGVIVVTISHRFSVFGYLTTEDDVIKGNNGIRDYILGLEWVKNNIKEFGGDSSRVTLMGSYGGAVMADMLLYSERAKGLFSAAILQSGTSRERLFFYEHPRRKAFKLGEVFNITTEDSRELLEGLQKVDAEKIYLSLTETLVDDDEEVYRAGVFPYTPTVEQTEDAVITSLPEKGKLVNDVPLIIGYNSREGIDLISHIIFEPRVLDTKLEETLLRLPVRLDFKFDTNSSIFEQARKEILEFYFKDKSLHYGNILEFADYVGDNFKSYPTDYAAREFAKGLSSSVYYYVFDFRGQLNENSQYMTTQARSTIRHEGATVCDELCYLLVCSRIRRTYEDTLKMASVQREIKVLKKMVRMWTNFVKTRNPTPDADDNILKGFTWKPIGDEPETNYLHVTKNLRMGTNPLGDRRHFWDKFLNKYSKLAVNGIVTGEPTGESLNSESIKTNGVEEIVVEETDLEDDMVEDEEEDSVEETVEEPVTGSGGVTVIDDAIPNEEFEGFTPDTVHVEL; translated from the exons atgaaaacgttAACTCTACTTTTGACTGTTGTCCTTATCAACCAGTGTTTCTGTGATGAAACTATTGAAGTCAGTTTAAAACAAGGTGTTGTTGTGGGTAAAGTAGAAAAGACTTTGATGaagaatgaaaaatatttctccTTCAAAGGAATACCATTCGCAGAACCACCGGTGGGAGAACTAAGATTTTTG CCTCCAAAACCACATGAAGGATGGAGTGGTAACTTAGAAGCGTTTGAGAACAAACCAACATGTCTGCAGCTTAGTATCAGGTCAAGGAACCGTGAGGACACCGGGATATCTGGTTCAGAAGACTGTCTCTTCATTAGCGTCTTCACACCGGACATCAAAGGCAATGCCCCAGTTGTAGTATTCGACTACAACGATAACTTTAGAACAGGCTTCAACGGCACCAATAACTACGCTCACGACTTTTTCGTTGAAGAAGGTGTCATTGTAGTGACCATCAGTCATAGATTCTCTGTTTTCGGATATTTGACCACTGAAGATGACGTCATCAAGGGAAACAATGGTATCAGAGATTACATTCTTGGTTTAGAATGggttaagaataatattaaggaGTTTGGAGGTGATTCCTCCAGGGTAACACTTATGGGTAGCTATGGTGGAGCAGTAATGGCCGATATGCTTTTATACTCCGAACGAGCTAAAGGCTTATTCTCTGCTGCCATTCTTCAAAGTGGAACCTCTCGTGAGCGACTCTTTTTCTATGAACACCCAAGGAGGAAGGCGTTTAAACTCGGTGAAGTTTTTAACATTACAACCGAAGATAGCAGAGAATTACTAGAGGGGTTGCAGAAAGTGGATGCAGAGAAGATATACCTGTCTTTAACTGAAACACttgttgatgatgatgaggaagTTTACAGGGCTGGAGTATTCCCTTATACGCCCACTGTTGAACAAACAGAGGATGCAGTAATCACGAGTCTACCAGAAAAAGGCAAATTAGTAAATGATGTTCCTCTTATAATTGGCTACAACTCAAGGGAAGGTATAGACTTGATTTCCCACATTATCTTTGAACCAAGAGTGTTAGACACTAAATTGGAAGAAACCCTTCTTCGCCTCCCGGTAAGACTGGACTTTAAATTCGATACGAACAGTTCTATCTTCGAGCAAGCCAGAAAGGAGATATTagagttttatttcaaagataaaTCTCTACATTATGGTAATATTCTGGAATTTGCTGATTATGTCGGTGATAATTTTAAGTCATATCCTACTGATTATGCTGCAAGAGAGTTTGCCAAAGGTCTGTCTTCTTCTGTTTATTACTACGTTTTTGACTTTAGAGGTCAATTGAATGAGAACAGCCAATATATGACGACCCAGGCGAGGTCCACTATTAGGCACGAAGGAGCCACTGTTTGCGATGAGCTGTGTTACTTGTTGGTATGCTCCCGTATTAGGAGGACTTATGAAGATACTTTGAAAATGGCAAGTGTACAGAGGGAGATCAAAGTGCTGAAGAAAATGGTTCGGATGTGGACGAATTTTGTTAAAACTAG GAACCCTACCCCAGACGCTGACGACAACATTCTTAAAGGATTCACCTGGAAACCAATAGGCGACGAGCCCGAGACCAACTACCTCCACGTCACAAAGAACCTCCGCATGGGGACCAATCCTCTCGGAGACCGAAGACACTTCTGGGACaaattcttaaacaaatacTCCAAGTTAGCCGTCAATGGTATCGTGACCGGTGAACCGACAGGAGAATCACTTAACTCagaatcaattaaaacaaatggaGTAGAAGAAATTGTAGTAGAAGAAACAGACTTAGAAGACGACATGGTAGAAGATGAGGAAGAAGACTCAGTGGAGGAAACAGTAGAAGAACCTGTAACTGGATCAGGAGGCGTGACTGTGATAGATGATGCTATTCCAAATGAGGAGTTTGAAGGTTTTACGCCTGATACCGTTCATGTTGAGCTTTGA
- the LOC113503467 gene encoding esterase E4-like, producing the protein MAGIKLSVVFIAFVINVIHCQVIVDTSLGKVEGIEIKSIVKDEKFYSFMGIPYGKAPIGELRFKAPEPHEGWTEVLSAKKEPKPCAQLNLPVRPLKKYGFSGQEDCLKLGIHTPKLPENEDLKMPVIVFLYNEYFKVSHNSTRDFGPDFIVRENVVFASINHRIGSLGFLAFEDEILPGNNGLRDIILGLKWIKENVHKFGGDPDNITLMGIEGGATLVEILLSSPKAKGLYNKAILQSGTIYNSISLPTKPKEKANALAKQLEKTAVTSSNLISELSHVSAMELVSAELLSVDADEGRDTQMASVPFGPVVEPDHPDAIMTSMPEDTPVDMDVPIMIGYNSREGIGMAERYLRKPQYLTFAERDFLLILSTRSGFHLELNSEIYKAAEAEIKDFYFEEGYVKISKPGEYLTYIADVMTFYPIDYALRRYANESNAPVYYYLFDYSGELNLRKNEVLDGALTMEGTWGANTGDELCYLFVCKQIRKTYKKILSDEDAEELNVIRNMVKLWTNFAKSGNPTPEGSPVKWVPATPENKECMVISDELEVKTKLYEDRIQFWENFIAKYKAMAVEGVVRDKKDEL; encoded by the exons ATGGCAGGCATTAAATTGAGTGTAGTATTTATTGCTTTCGTAATTAATGTGATACATTGTCAAGTTATAGTTGATACTAGTTTGGGTAAAGTTGAAGGTATTGAAATTAAGTCTATCGTAAAAGATGAGAAGTTTTACTCGTTTATGGGTATCCCGTATGGAAAGGCGCCGATTGGGGAATTGAGATTTAAG GCACCCGAGCCACATGAAGGCTGGACTGAAGTCCTGAGCGCAAAGAAAGAACCCAAACCATGCGCGCAACTAAACCTTCCAGTAAGACCGTTGAAAAAGTACGGATTCAGCGGACAAGAAGACTGTCTGAAACTCGGAATACACACACCAAAACTACCAGAAAATGAAGACCTTAAAATGCCAGTCATAGTGTTCCTTTACAACGAATATTTCAAAGTCTCACACAACAGCACCAGAGATTTTGGACCTGATTTCATCGTAAGGGAAAATGTTGTCTTCGCATCAATCAACCACAGAATTGGGTCTCTTGGTTTCCTAGCTTTTGAAGACGAAATACTACCTGGAAACAACGGCTTAAGAGACATAATTCTTGGTCTGAAATGGATTAAAGAAAACGTTCACAAGTTTGGCGGAGACCCAGACAATATCACTTTAATGGGTATCGAAGGAGGGGCGACTCTAGTTGAAATTTTACTCAGCTCGCCTAAAGCCAAGGGTCTCTATAATAAAGCCATACTTCAAAGTGGAACTATTTACAATTCCATCTCTCTCCCAACGAAGCCTAAGGAGAAAGCAAATGCATTAGCTAAACAATTAGAAAAGACAGCTGTAACCTCCTCAAACCTGATCAGTGAGTTATCGCACGTGTCTGCAATGGAACTTGTGTCTGCAGAACTTTTGTCAGTAGATGCTGATGAAGGTAGAGACACACAAATGGCTTCCGTGCCTTTCGGGCCTGTGGTAGAACCAGACCATCCTGACGCAATCATGACTAGTATGCCTGAAGACACCCCAGTCGACATGGACGTACCGATCATGATCGGTTACAATTCAAGAGAAGGCATTGGAATGGCCGAACGTTACCTTCGTAAACCTCAATATCTGACATTCGCCGAAAGAGATTTCCTTCTAATCCTCTCCACTCGATCTGGCTTCCATTTGGAACTCAACTCCGAGATATACAAAGCAGCTGAGGCTGAAATCAAAGACTTTTACTTCGAAGAGGGCTACGTGAAGATCAGTAAACCTGGTGAATACCTGACTTATATAGCTGATGTGATGACCTTCTATCCTATAGACTACGCTTTAAGGCGATACGCCAATGAATCCAATGCTCCAGTATATTATTACTTGTTCGATTACAGTGGAGAACTGAATTTGAGGAAGAATGAAGTCCTAGATGGTGCTCTGACGATGGAAGGAACTTGGGGAGCGAATACTGGAGATGAACTTTGTTATCTTTTCGTTTGTAAGCAAATCAGAAAGACCTATAAGAAGATACTATCAGATGAAGACGCTGAAGAACTGAACGTAATTAGGAATATGGTGAAACTGTGGACAAACTTCGCTAAATCTGG TAACCCAACACCAGAAGGCAGCCCTGTCAAATGGGTTCCAGCGACCCCTGAAAACAAAGAGTGCATGGTCATCAGTGATGAACTGGAAGTTAAAACTAAACTCTACGAAGATAGGATACAATTCTGGGAGAACTTTATAGCAAAATACAAAGCAATGGCCGTCGAAGGAGTCGTTAGAGATAAGAAAGATGAACTATAA
- the LOC113503472 gene encoding venom carboxylesterase-6-like yields the protein MYLNKMYISIAFLICVKFVVCEEKPVVDTTHGKIMGKVLKTLMDVNYYGFMGIPYAVPPVGELRFMPPQPLDPWEGVLRTTKEKPACIQFNNDVKKGQSLGHYGSEDCLYLDVFTPAIDEEERAVIMFIFNDHFLNSYNKSKDYAPDFFIEEDVVVVTISHRLSALGFLSLEDEILPGNAGLKDIVHGLEWVKDNIDKFGGDPKRITLMGLQGGAAAIDLLIHSKAKDLFSGAILHSGTSWTSAYLQEDVKQRAFRLGELMNRTSTNGVKLISDLQEVEAEHLLSKDLHASPSDYFKATQKSVISFAPIVERQSHGLLTEYPEDSTSKIDIPILIGFNSLEGMEAMLQYLVEPRFLTFLRKDFPLLLPRRLRFKFNHMGDVYDEAAKEIKDFYFTRGEINYKSAPDLITFMGDALTTYAMDHTAKTYSTRSLKPVYYYHFDYNSILNENYNNLMKYATVKDGLVGAATGDEMCYLFKCPNLINEYINVEEHLPEEKAIQMSMVRMWTNFAKYGNPTPGGDEMLKNFKWPPYTLENKEYLHIGKTLDIKRDLYKNRFDFWDQFIGKWEQKAVDGIVTDAVNNKDEL from the exons atgtatttaaataaaatgtatatttccaTTGCTTTTCTAATATGCGTGAAATTCGTTGTTTGTGAGGAGAAACCAGTAGTGGATACCACACATGGAAAGATAATGGGGAAAGTTTTGAAGACGCTCATGGATGTTAATTATTACGGGTTTATGGGGATACCATATGCAGTACCTCCTGTTGGTGAACTAAGATTCATG ccACCACAGCCTCTGGACCCTTGGGAAGGAGTTCTTAGAACGACCAAAGAAAAACCAGCCTGTATTCAATTCAACAACGATGTTAAGAAAGGACAGTCTCTTGGGCATTATGGTTCAGAAGACTGTCTCTACCTCGATGTATTCACACCAGCTATTGATGAAGAAGAACGAGCAGTCATCATGTTTATATTCAACGATCATTTTCTTAACTCGTATAATAAAAGCAAGGACTACGCACCAGATTTCTTTATTGAAGAAGATGTTGTGGTAGTCACTATAAGCCATAGACTATCGGCTTTAGGATTCTTATCTTTAGAAGATGAAATTCTACCAGGTAATGCTGGATTAAAGGATATAGTGCATGGATTAGAATGGGTTAAAGATAATATAGATAAGTTTGGTGGTGATCCTAAAAGAATCACTCTAATGGGACTTCAAGGCGGTGCAGCCGCTATAGATTTACTTATACACTCGAAAGCTAAGGATCTGTTCAGTGGAGCCATACTCCACAGTGGTACATCATGGACGTCTGCATATTTACAAGAAGATGTCAAACAGAGGGCTTTCAGGCTTGGAGAACTAATGAATAGAACCTCAACTAACGGAGTCAAGCTTATATCTGATCTCCAGGAAGTTGAAGCTGAGCATTTGCTGTCGAAAGACTTGCACGCCAGTCCTTCAGATTATTTCAAAGCAACACAGAAGAGTGTTATATCATTCGCTCCGATTGTTGAACGACAGTCACATGGTCTTTTAACAGAGTACCCAGAGGACTCAACAAGTAAGATAGATATTCCCATACTAATAGGCTTTAACTCTCTAGAAGGAATGGAAGCAATGTTACAATATCTTGTAGAACCCAGATTTTTGACCTTCCTCAGAAAAGATTTCCCGTTACTGTTACCGAGACGCCTTAGGTTCAAATTTAACCATATGGGTGACGTATACGATGAAGCCGCTAAAGAAATCAAGGATTTCTACTTCACCCGCGGtgagataaattataaaagtgcaccagatttaattacttttatggGAGATGCATTGACCACCTACGCTATGGACCATACAGCAAAAACATACTCGACCAGGTCATTAAAACCCGTTTATTACTATCATTTTGATTATAACAGTATtcttaatgaaaattataataacttaatgaAGTATGCTACTGTGAAAGATGGTTTAGTAGGAGCCGCTACTGGAGATGAAATGTGTTATCTATTCAAATGTCCTAAccttataaatgaatatattaacgTCGAAGAACATTTGCCAGAAGAGAAAGCAATTCAGATGAGTATGGTTAGGATGTGGACTAACTTTGCTAAATATGG gaacCCGACACCAGGCGGCGACGAGATGCTGAAAAACTTCAAATGGCCTCCTTACACCCTTGAAAATAAAGAGTATCTCCACATCGGCAAAACGTTGGATATCAAACGCGATTTATACAAAAACAGGTTCGACTTCTGGGACCAATTTATTGGAAAATGGGAGCAAAAAGCTGTCGATGGCATTGTCACGGATgctgtaaataataaagatgAGTTATGA